A stretch of Triticum aestivum cultivar Chinese Spring chromosome 1D, IWGSC CS RefSeq v2.1, whole genome shotgun sequence DNA encodes these proteins:
- the LOC123182670 gene encoding kinesin-like protein KIN-14K isoform X2, giving the protein MGSVDGDREGLQADAGRAVVIKWISALIPEYGIPPDSSDEELRELLSDGTVLCRILNTPIPGVLEGSGAGYTSSEQRSDNVKKFLSVVADMGLPGFSVKDLEEGSMSSVVDCLLVLRDNLNPGVVDDNSQDVSKIPSRKKWRVPETDESLVAAAPQGKTPSGENRGNGVPYPKSQQKTPAFNGKKLREIFQLKRGSYADLPAAKISEMMHSNSLDNASTQSLLTVINGILDESIERKKGEIPHRVVYLLRKVVQEIERRLCIQAEHIRNQNTIIKTREEKYLSKIKALQVLVNGTNEENQMTVNLLQVVKEEKSQIEERQKLSEQNVVRLIKEKENAENMIASLKEEMEVMEKRNRLHEKNVVQLIEEKESDENMISSLKEKMEEMNSLHEQNVGRLIKEKEDGQNMISRLKEEMEEMNRLHDQNAHQLIKEKEDGQNMISSLKEEMEEMNRLHKQQLDQFEIKTKQMEEKLATKVKEFELHVLRSNMKIEEVETTYQQKSQLWNKKENIFHNYMNSQQLYVKGLNISSRSIKSDMYAFQMKWRDEMSNLGSNLKCLVDAADNYHKVLAENQKLFNEVQELRGNIRVYCRVRPFLPGQDKQSTTIDYIGESGELLISNPLKQGKDGQRMFKFNKVFSSFASQADVFSDTQPLIRSVLDGFNVCIFAYGQTGSGKTYTMSGPSTSKKDWGVNYRALNDLFDISLNRRNIFSYEVGVQMVEIYNEQVRDLLSNKVAQKRLGIWSTSQPNGLVLPDASLYPVKSTSDVLDLMEIGLANRAVGATALNERSSRSHSILTVHVRGVDVKTGSISRGCLHLVDLAGSERVERSEATGDRLKEAQHINKSLSALGDVIFALAQKNAHVPYRNSKLTQVLQSSLGGQAKTLMFVQINPDVESYSETISTLKFAERVSGVELGAARSNKDGKDIKELLEQVSSLKDTISRKDMEIEQLQVTKDKDKPPSSAVDNHGSSMPNNFSSNETSLITLNQKRQLSDPLSYAEVNADAGQTSPTNIVAMGLDEADYEDNVSEDGSLRSIANSQINSHKKRAASNLQIKTKGRCFEDSKSHKDPIQPVGGRLFGQGNQKMAEVEHAPVARMYFVCKL; this is encoded by the exons ATGGGGAGCGTGGACGGCGACCGCGAGGGGCTCCAGGCAG ATGCTGGACGTGCAGTGGTGATCAAATGGATCAGTGCCTTAATCCCGGAGTACGGCATTCCACCGGATTCATCTGATGAAGAGCTCCGGGAGCTCCTCAGCGACGGCACAGTCCTGTGCCGCATCCTGAACACACCCATCCCTGGTGTCCTTGAG GGGTCAGGTGCTGGTTATACATCTTCAGAGCAGCGGTCGGACAATGTGAAGAAGTTCCTCTCGGTGGTTGCTGACATGGGGCTGCCAGGCTTCAGTGTGAAGGATCTCGAGGAG GGATCAATGTCATCAGTGGTGGATTGCCTTTTGGTTCTGAGGGACAATCTGAATCCTGGAGTGGTTGATGATAATTCACAGGATGTTTCAAAGATTCCTTCGAGAAAAAAATGGAGAGTTCCGGAAACTGACGAGTCTCTAGTTGCTGCTGCACCACAAGGGAAAACACCCTCAGGAGAGAACAGGGGAAATGGGGTTCCATACCCCAAGTCTCAGCAGAAAACTCCTGCCTTCAATG GAAAAAAGCTTCGTGAGATTTTCCAGCTAAAACGCGGGTCCTATGCTGATCTTCCGGCTGCCAAGATTTCAGAGATGATGCATTCAAACAGTTTAGAT AATGCATCAACTCAATCTCTGCTTACCGTTATTAATGGCATTCTGGACGAAAGCATTGAGAGAAAAAAGGGAGAAATTCCCCAC CGTGTAGTTTATCTATTGAGGAAAGTAGTGCAGGAAATCGAGCGTCGTCTCTGTATTCAAGCAGAGCACATAAGAAAT CAAAATACTATCATCAAGACAAGGGAAGAAAAGTACCTTTCAAAAATTAAAGCACTCCAAGTATTAGTAAATGGCACAAATGAAGAAAATCAG ATGACGGTAAATCTGCTCCAAGTAGTGAAG GAAGAGAAGTCACAAATTGAAGAGAGACAAAAACTCAGTGAGCAAAATGTTGTCCGGTTAATAAAAGAAAAGGAGAATGCTGAGAACATGATAGCAAGTCTTAAGGAAGAAATGGAAGTGATGGAAAAAAGGAATAGGCTGCATGAGAAAAATGTTGTTCAGTTAATAGAAGAAAAAGAGAGCGATGAGAACATGATATCAAGCCTTAAGGAAAAGATGGAAGAAATGAATAGCCTGCATGAGCAAAATGTTGGCCGGTTAATAAAAGAAAAAGAGGATGGCCAGAACATGATATCAAGACTTAAGGAAGAAATGGAAGAAATGAATAGGTTGCATGATCAAAATGCTCACCAGTTAATAAAAGAAAAAGAGGATGGCCAGAACATGATATCAAGTCTTAAGGAAGAAATGGAAGAAATGAATAGGCTACATAAGCAACAACTTGATCAGTTTGAAATAAAGACAAAGCAAATGGAAGAAAAATTAGCCACCAAAGTTAAAGAATTTGAGCTTCATGTATTACGATCAAACATGAAAATCGAAGAGGTTGAGACTACCTATCAACAGAAATCACAGTTATGGaacaaaaaggaaaatatttttcataATTACATGAACAGCCAACAGTTATATGTCAAG GGCTTAAATATATCATCAAGGTCgatcaaaagtgacatgtatgctTTTCAAATGAAGTGGAGAGATGAAATGTCTAATTTAG GCTCCAATTTAAAATGTTTGGTTGATGCTGCTGACAACTATCACAAAGTTCTCGCTGAAAACCAGAAGTTGTTTAATGAAGTGCAAGAATTGAGAG GCAATATAAGAGTGTATTGTCGCGTAAGACCATTTCTTCCTGGCCAAGATAAACAATCAACTACTATTGATTACATTGGTGAAAGTGGCGAGCTTCTGATTTCAAACCCATTGAAACAAGGAAAAGATGGACAACGGATGTTCAAGTTTAACAAAGTGTTTAGCTCATTTGCTTCTCAGG CCGATGTTTTTTCTGATACTCAGCCGTTGATTCGGTCAGTTCTCGATGGATTCAACGTGTGTATTTTTGCATATGGGCAAACTGGTTCTGGAAAAACTTACACAATG AGTGGACCTAGTACATCAAAGAAAGATTGGGGTGTCAATTACCGGGCTTTAAATGATCTATTTGATATTTCACTAAATAGGAGAAATATTTTCTCGTATGAGGTGGGAGTACAGATGGTTGAGATATACAATGAACAAGTTCGTGATCTTCTGTCAAACAAAGTTGCGCAGAAACG ACTTGGGATTTGGAGTACTTCTCAGCCTAATGGACTCGTTTTACCGGATGCGAGCTTATATCCAGTTAAATCAACATCAGATGTTTTAGATTTAATGGAAATTGGACTAGCAAATAGAGCAGTTGGTGCAACAGCTCTAAATGAAAGAAGCAGCCGGTCCCACAG CATTCTAACTGTACATGTTCGAGGGGTGGATGTGAAGACTGGATCCATTTCTAGAGGATGCCTACATCTCGTTGATCTTGCTGGCAGTGAAAGAGTAGAGCGGTCTGAAGCAACGGGAGATAGATTAAAAGAGGCTCAGCATATTAACAAATCTCTATCTGCTTTAGGTGATGTGATTTTTGCTCTAGCACAGAAAAATGCCCATGTGCCCTACAGAAACAGCAAGCTCACACAAGTTCTTCAAAGCTCTTTAG GTGGACAAGCAAAGACACTAATGTTTGTCCAAATAAATCCTGATGTTGAGTCGTATTCAGAAACTATAAGCACTTTAAAGTTTGCTGAAAGAGTTTCTGGAGTAGAGTTAGGCGCTGCAAGAAGTAACAAAGACGGAAAGGATATCAAAGAGCTGCTGGAACAG GTTTCGTCCTTGAAAGACACTATTTCACGAAAAGACATGGAAATTGAGCAGCTCCAAGTCACGAAAGACAAAGATAAACCCCCAAGTTCAGCTGTTGACAACCATGGTTCAAGCATGCCAAATAATTTTAGTTCCAATGAGACATCGCTGATCACATTAAATCAAAAGAGACAACTATCAGACCCTCTGAGTTATGCTGAGGTGAATGCAGATGCTGGTCAGACTTCACCCACTAACATCGTGGCTATGGGGTTGGATGAAGCAGATTATGAAGACAATGTATCTGAAGATGGTTCATTA AGGTCCATCGCGAACAGCCAGATCAACTCTCACAAAAAGCGCGCAGCCAGCAATCTCCAGATCAAAACCAAGGGACGCTGTTTTGAAGACTCCAA GTCACACAAGGACCCCATCCAACCAGTTGGCGGGAGGCTCTTCGGCCAGGGCAACCAAAAGATGGCAGAAGTAGAGCACGCTCCAGTTGCTCGGATGTATTTTGTATGCAAACTGTAA
- the LOC123173140 gene encoding E3 ubiquitin-protein ligase APD2-like isoform X1, whose amino-acid sequence MAAAATSCFVVVLALCLLVSMALMAGHYYGRAELVAGPGCSRLVRANPLFVQDITMRAAEEEGSGASGLVLYGLAEIPGLLDDVPAVWSEARRVVLPANSHKEWVYFLNSGSQIEVNCSVEPGTGLTNPLRITIAQAAGKVGFTQWSEEPSVHGTGAVRQSINSSDDYYVTVSNLRDQDTTVTLDFRISAVLYNTSGAEYACSPSPGSSGCTYRLPILGENVAVLSSGLKQGVKVELSYGPRWIVYFVGSAILAVSLLLLYEVLSVLLGFCCAVVADQRTTTATTTASLLECKEEEEGGSRGSSFESVSSHDGEAGDEEEGRRLCVVCCDARRDCFFMPCGHSATCHACGTKIVEGDASCCPFCRRKLKKVRRIFCV is encoded by the exons ATGGCGGCGGCAGCGACGTCCtgcttcgtcgtcgtcctcgcgcTCTGCCTTCTCG TGTCCATGGCGCTGATGGCGGGGCACTACTACGGCCGGGCGGAGCTGGTCGCCGGGCCGGGCTGCTCGCGGCTCGTGCGGGCGAACCCGCTCTTCGTGCAGGACATCACGATGAGGGCTGCCGAGGAAGAAGGGTCGGGAGCGAGCGGGCTCGTGCTCTACGGGCTCGCCGAGATACCGGGCCTCCTGGACGACGTGCCCGCGGTGTGGTCGGAGGCTCGCCGCGTCGTCCTGCCGGCCAACTCTCACAAG GAATGGGTCTATTTCCTGAACAGTGGGAGTCAGATCGAGGTCAACTGCAGCGTCGAGCCTGGAACTGGGCTAACCAATCCCCTCCGCATCACCATTGCTCAAG CAGCAGGTAAGGTAGGCTTCACGCAGTGGTCAGAGGAGCCATCGGTACACG GAACCGGAGCGGTTAGGCAGAGCATCAATTCTTCCGACGACTACTACGTAACCGTCAGCAACCTGCGCGACCAAGACACGACG GTGACGCTGGATTTCAGGATCAGCGCCGTGCTCTACAACACGAGCGGAGCAGAGTAcgcgtgctcgccgtcgccgggcAGCTCCGGCTGCACGTACCGGCTGCCGATCCTGGGGGAGAACGTGGCCGTCCTGTCGTCCGGCCTGAAACAG ggcgtgaaggtGGAGCTCTCCTACGGGCCGCGCTGGATCGTCTACTTCGTCGGCTCAG CCATCCTGGcggtgtcgctgctgctgctgtacGAGGTGCTGAGCGTGCTGCTCGGGTTCTGCTGCGCCGTCGTGGCCGACCagaggacgacgacggcgacaacGACGGCCTCGCTGCTGGAGTGcaaggaggaagaggagggcggGAGCCGGGGCTCGTCCTTCGAATCAGTCTCGTCCCACGACGGCGAGgcgggcgacgaggaggagggaCGGCGGCTGTGCGTGGTGTGCTGCGACGCGCGGAGGGACTGCTTCTTCATGCCCTGCGGCCACTCCGCCACCTGCCACGCCTGCGGCACCAA GATTGTTGAGGGGGATGCCAGCTGCTGCCCGTTCTGCCGGAGGAAGCTGAAGAAGGTGAGGAGGATCTTCTGCGTATGA
- the LOC123173140 gene encoding E3 ubiquitin-protein ligase APD2-like isoform X2, whose protein sequence is MAAAATSCFVVVLALCLLVSMALMAGHYYGRAELVAGPGCSRLVRANPLFVQDITMRAAEEEGSGASGLVLYGLAEIPGLLDDVPAVWSEARRVVLPANSHKEWVYFLNSGSQIEVNCSVEPGTGLTNPLRITIAQAGKVGFTQWSEEPSVHGTGAVRQSINSSDDYYVTVSNLRDQDTTVTLDFRISAVLYNTSGAEYACSPSPGSSGCTYRLPILGENVAVLSSGLKQGVKVELSYGPRWIVYFVGSAILAVSLLLLYEVLSVLLGFCCAVVADQRTTTATTTASLLECKEEEEGGSRGSSFESVSSHDGEAGDEEEGRRLCVVCCDARRDCFFMPCGHSATCHACGTKIVEGDASCCPFCRRKLKKVRRIFCV, encoded by the exons ATGGCGGCGGCAGCGACGTCCtgcttcgtcgtcgtcctcgcgcTCTGCCTTCTCG TGTCCATGGCGCTGATGGCGGGGCACTACTACGGCCGGGCGGAGCTGGTCGCCGGGCCGGGCTGCTCGCGGCTCGTGCGGGCGAACCCGCTCTTCGTGCAGGACATCACGATGAGGGCTGCCGAGGAAGAAGGGTCGGGAGCGAGCGGGCTCGTGCTCTACGGGCTCGCCGAGATACCGGGCCTCCTGGACGACGTGCCCGCGGTGTGGTCGGAGGCTCGCCGCGTCGTCCTGCCGGCCAACTCTCACAAG GAATGGGTCTATTTCCTGAACAGTGGGAGTCAGATCGAGGTCAACTGCAGCGTCGAGCCTGGAACTGGGCTAACCAATCCCCTCCGCATCACCATTGCTCAAG CAGGTAAGGTAGGCTTCACGCAGTGGTCAGAGGAGCCATCGGTACACG GAACCGGAGCGGTTAGGCAGAGCATCAATTCTTCCGACGACTACTACGTAACCGTCAGCAACCTGCGCGACCAAGACACGACG GTGACGCTGGATTTCAGGATCAGCGCCGTGCTCTACAACACGAGCGGAGCAGAGTAcgcgtgctcgccgtcgccgggcAGCTCCGGCTGCACGTACCGGCTGCCGATCCTGGGGGAGAACGTGGCCGTCCTGTCGTCCGGCCTGAAACAG ggcgtgaaggtGGAGCTCTCCTACGGGCCGCGCTGGATCGTCTACTTCGTCGGCTCAG CCATCCTGGcggtgtcgctgctgctgctgtacGAGGTGCTGAGCGTGCTGCTCGGGTTCTGCTGCGCCGTCGTGGCCGACCagaggacgacgacggcgacaacGACGGCCTCGCTGCTGGAGTGcaaggaggaagaggagggcggGAGCCGGGGCTCGTCCTTCGAATCAGTCTCGTCCCACGACGGCGAGgcgggcgacgaggaggagggaCGGCGGCTGTGCGTGGTGTGCTGCGACGCGCGGAGGGACTGCTTCTTCATGCCCTGCGGCCACTCCGCCACCTGCCACGCCTGCGGCACCAA GATTGTTGAGGGGGATGCCAGCTGCTGCCCGTTCTGCCGGAGGAAGCTGAAGAAGGTGAGGAGGATCTTCTGCGTATGA
- the LOC123182670 gene encoding kinesin-like protein KIN-14K isoform X1 yields MGSVDGDREGLQADAGRAVVIKWISALIPEYGIPPDSSDEELRELLSDGTVLCRILNTPIPGVLEGSGAGYTSSEQRSDNVKKFLSVVADMGLPGFSVKDLEEGSMSSVVDCLLVLRDNLNPGVVDDNSQDVSKIPSRKKWRVPETDESLVAAAPQGKTPSGENRGNGVPYPKSQQKTPAFNGKKLREIFQLKRGSYADLPAAKISEMMHSNSLDNASTQSLLTVINGILDESIERKKGEIPHRVVYLLRKVVQEIERRLCIQAEHIRNQNTIIKTREEKYLSKIKALQVLVNGTNEENQMTVNLLQVVKEEKSQIEERQKLSEQNVVRLIKEKENAENMIASLKEEMEVMEKRNRLHEKNVVQLIEEKESDENMISSLKEKMEEMNSLHEQNVGRLIKEKEDGQNMISRLKEEMEEMNRLHDQNAHQLIKEKEDGQNMISSLKEEMEEMNRLHKQQLDQFEIKTKQMEEKLATKVKEFELHVLRSNMKIEEVETTYQQKSQLWNKKENIFHNYMNSQQLYVKGLNISSRSIKSDMYAFQMKWRDEMSNLGSNLKCLVDAADNYHKVLAENQKLFNEVQELRGNIRVYCRVRPFLPGQDKQSTTIDYIGESGELLISNPLKQGKDGQRMFKFNKVFSSFASQADVFSDTQPLIRSVLDGFNVCIFAYGQTGSGKTYTMSGPSTSKKDWGVNYRALNDLFDISLNRRNIFSYEVGVQMVEIYNEQVRDLLSNKVAQKRLGIWSTSQPNGLVLPDASLYPVKSTSDVLDLMEIGLANRAVGATALNERSSRSHSILTVHVRGVDVKTGSISRGCLHLVDLAGSERVERSEATGDRLKEAQHINKSLSALGDVIFALAQKNAHVPYRNSKLTQVLQSSLGGQAKTLMFVQINPDVESYSETISTLKFAERVSGVELGAARSNKDGKDIKELLEQVSSLKDTISRKDMEIEQLQVTKDKDKPPSSAVDNHGSSMPNNFSSNETSLITLNQKRQLSDPLSYAEVNADAGQTSPTNIVAMGLDEADYEDNVSEDGSLVRETEYTIGRRNIMNSNSDMIDDTKMHRGPSRTARSTLTKSAQPAISRSKPRDAVLKTPSHTRTPSNQLAGGSSARATKRWQK; encoded by the exons ATGGGGAGCGTGGACGGCGACCGCGAGGGGCTCCAGGCAG ATGCTGGACGTGCAGTGGTGATCAAATGGATCAGTGCCTTAATCCCGGAGTACGGCATTCCACCGGATTCATCTGATGAAGAGCTCCGGGAGCTCCTCAGCGACGGCACAGTCCTGTGCCGCATCCTGAACACACCCATCCCTGGTGTCCTTGAG GGGTCAGGTGCTGGTTATACATCTTCAGAGCAGCGGTCGGACAATGTGAAGAAGTTCCTCTCGGTGGTTGCTGACATGGGGCTGCCAGGCTTCAGTGTGAAGGATCTCGAGGAG GGATCAATGTCATCAGTGGTGGATTGCCTTTTGGTTCTGAGGGACAATCTGAATCCTGGAGTGGTTGATGATAATTCACAGGATGTTTCAAAGATTCCTTCGAGAAAAAAATGGAGAGTTCCGGAAACTGACGAGTCTCTAGTTGCTGCTGCACCACAAGGGAAAACACCCTCAGGAGAGAACAGGGGAAATGGGGTTCCATACCCCAAGTCTCAGCAGAAAACTCCTGCCTTCAATG GAAAAAAGCTTCGTGAGATTTTCCAGCTAAAACGCGGGTCCTATGCTGATCTTCCGGCTGCCAAGATTTCAGAGATGATGCATTCAAACAGTTTAGAT AATGCATCAACTCAATCTCTGCTTACCGTTATTAATGGCATTCTGGACGAAAGCATTGAGAGAAAAAAGGGAGAAATTCCCCAC CGTGTAGTTTATCTATTGAGGAAAGTAGTGCAGGAAATCGAGCGTCGTCTCTGTATTCAAGCAGAGCACATAAGAAAT CAAAATACTATCATCAAGACAAGGGAAGAAAAGTACCTTTCAAAAATTAAAGCACTCCAAGTATTAGTAAATGGCACAAATGAAGAAAATCAG ATGACGGTAAATCTGCTCCAAGTAGTGAAG GAAGAGAAGTCACAAATTGAAGAGAGACAAAAACTCAGTGAGCAAAATGTTGTCCGGTTAATAAAAGAAAAGGAGAATGCTGAGAACATGATAGCAAGTCTTAAGGAAGAAATGGAAGTGATGGAAAAAAGGAATAGGCTGCATGAGAAAAATGTTGTTCAGTTAATAGAAGAAAAAGAGAGCGATGAGAACATGATATCAAGCCTTAAGGAAAAGATGGAAGAAATGAATAGCCTGCATGAGCAAAATGTTGGCCGGTTAATAAAAGAAAAAGAGGATGGCCAGAACATGATATCAAGACTTAAGGAAGAAATGGAAGAAATGAATAGGTTGCATGATCAAAATGCTCACCAGTTAATAAAAGAAAAAGAGGATGGCCAGAACATGATATCAAGTCTTAAGGAAGAAATGGAAGAAATGAATAGGCTACATAAGCAACAACTTGATCAGTTTGAAATAAAGACAAAGCAAATGGAAGAAAAATTAGCCACCAAAGTTAAAGAATTTGAGCTTCATGTATTACGATCAAACATGAAAATCGAAGAGGTTGAGACTACCTATCAACAGAAATCACAGTTATGGaacaaaaaggaaaatatttttcataATTACATGAACAGCCAACAGTTATATGTCAAG GGCTTAAATATATCATCAAGGTCgatcaaaagtgacatgtatgctTTTCAAATGAAGTGGAGAGATGAAATGTCTAATTTAG GCTCCAATTTAAAATGTTTGGTTGATGCTGCTGACAACTATCACAAAGTTCTCGCTGAAAACCAGAAGTTGTTTAATGAAGTGCAAGAATTGAGAG GCAATATAAGAGTGTATTGTCGCGTAAGACCATTTCTTCCTGGCCAAGATAAACAATCAACTACTATTGATTACATTGGTGAAAGTGGCGAGCTTCTGATTTCAAACCCATTGAAACAAGGAAAAGATGGACAACGGATGTTCAAGTTTAACAAAGTGTTTAGCTCATTTGCTTCTCAGG CCGATGTTTTTTCTGATACTCAGCCGTTGATTCGGTCAGTTCTCGATGGATTCAACGTGTGTATTTTTGCATATGGGCAAACTGGTTCTGGAAAAACTTACACAATG AGTGGACCTAGTACATCAAAGAAAGATTGGGGTGTCAATTACCGGGCTTTAAATGATCTATTTGATATTTCACTAAATAGGAGAAATATTTTCTCGTATGAGGTGGGAGTACAGATGGTTGAGATATACAATGAACAAGTTCGTGATCTTCTGTCAAACAAAGTTGCGCAGAAACG ACTTGGGATTTGGAGTACTTCTCAGCCTAATGGACTCGTTTTACCGGATGCGAGCTTATATCCAGTTAAATCAACATCAGATGTTTTAGATTTAATGGAAATTGGACTAGCAAATAGAGCAGTTGGTGCAACAGCTCTAAATGAAAGAAGCAGCCGGTCCCACAG CATTCTAACTGTACATGTTCGAGGGGTGGATGTGAAGACTGGATCCATTTCTAGAGGATGCCTACATCTCGTTGATCTTGCTGGCAGTGAAAGAGTAGAGCGGTCTGAAGCAACGGGAGATAGATTAAAAGAGGCTCAGCATATTAACAAATCTCTATCTGCTTTAGGTGATGTGATTTTTGCTCTAGCACAGAAAAATGCCCATGTGCCCTACAGAAACAGCAAGCTCACACAAGTTCTTCAAAGCTCTTTAG GTGGACAAGCAAAGACACTAATGTTTGTCCAAATAAATCCTGATGTTGAGTCGTATTCAGAAACTATAAGCACTTTAAAGTTTGCTGAAAGAGTTTCTGGAGTAGAGTTAGGCGCTGCAAGAAGTAACAAAGACGGAAAGGATATCAAAGAGCTGCTGGAACAG GTTTCGTCCTTGAAAGACACTATTTCACGAAAAGACATGGAAATTGAGCAGCTCCAAGTCACGAAAGACAAAGATAAACCCCCAAGTTCAGCTGTTGACAACCATGGTTCAAGCATGCCAAATAATTTTAGTTCCAATGAGACATCGCTGATCACATTAAATCAAAAGAGACAACTATCAGACCCTCTGAGTTATGCTGAGGTGAATGCAGATGCTGGTCAGACTTCACCCACTAACATCGTGGCTATGGGGTTGGATGAAGCAGATTATGAAGACAATGTATCTGAAGATGGTTCATTAGTAAGAGAAACGGAGTATACTATTGGCAGGAGAAATATTATGAACTCTAACTCAGACATGATCGACGATACCAAAAT GCATAGAGGTCCATCGCGAACAGCCAGATCAACTCTCACAAAAAGCGCGCAGCCAGCAATCTCCAGATCAAAACCAAGGGACGCTGTTTTGAAGACTCCAA GTCACACAAGGACCCCATCCAACCAGTTGGCGGGAGGCTCTTCGGCCAGGGCAACCAAAAGATGGCAGAAGTAG